From the genome of Malus sylvestris chromosome 6, drMalSylv7.2, whole genome shotgun sequence, one region includes:
- the LOC126625442 gene encoding uncharacterized protein LOC126625442, with protein sequence MEAKATRTNDSKVVGDFVKTNIFARFGMPRVLISDGGSHFCNRTIEALFKKYNVMHKVATPYHPQTSGQPEVSNRDIKQILEKTVGPNRKDWSLRLDDALWTYLQIQSLKTGNDFKVNGHRLKPYYEHFEEHAMEDIPFHAVDSIEA encoded by the exons atggaagcaaaagccactcgTACTAATGATTCGAAAGTGGTTGGAGATTTCGTgaaaactaacatatttgctagatttggaatgccaagagtTCTCATAAGTGATGGGGGCTcccatttttgcaatcgaaccattGAGGCGCTATTCAAGAAGTATAACGTCATGCATAAGGtggcaacaccttatcatcctcaaacaagtgggcaaCCTGAGGTTTCTAATCGGGAtatcaagcagattttggagaagaccgttggaCCAAACCGGAAAGATTGGAGTTTACGCTTGGATGATGCATTGTGGACATATC tccaaattcaaagtttaaagACCGGAAACGATTTCAAAGTGAATGGACATCGTTTAAAGCCATACTATGAGCATTTTGAGGAGCATGCTATGGAGGACATACCCTTCCATGCCGTGGATTCCATTGAAGCTTAA